The Capsicum annuum cultivar UCD-10X-F1 chromosome 3, UCD10Xv1.1, whole genome shotgun sequence genomic sequence CAAAATGGTTAAGAGTCAGAACTCAGAAGCTAAGTGAAGATATCAGAAGCTCACCAACTTGCTCTTAGGTCTTTGTCTTTTCACATCTTATCTATATGTCACTCCccactattttttttgttttttataatcGTAATATTTATGTCAGCTCATCACATCTCGACTAATTGCACAAgttatttgttatttttcattGACACGGTCACAACTAACTCTATCCATCAAAGTTTAgatgaataaaaagaaattacCTAACATTTTTTGTCTTCGCTGAAATTTTAACCTAGAACTTCACGATTTTCTCGACTCACTTTATTGATTATTAAAGTCACATCTTGAGTGAATATATCAATTTCTGTTATTTGttctaagtcgggggtctataGAAAACAAGTCTCTCTATTTTATTGAGATAGTAATATAGACTGCATACACTTTATCCGTTTAGACCTCACTTTATGGGAATAAACtgagtatgttattattgttgttattgttgaactTCATTGATTACTGAATCACATCTTGAGTGAATATATCAATCCCTTTATATATTCTTCattctattttttcaaaattattttttatcttagaaagaaatagaaaaaaaaaatatgtgaatGTATTTTTAGAAGAGCATCTAAAATGCCTGAATGATACCACATGCGCCCCATCATTACAGCTCAGTGAAATGGGTTGCCATAGCATTTTGCTTCTTTCTTCTGTATAAATTTTCCACCCTAGGCCCCTTCTATATTATTATCATGATTAAAACagattgattttaattttgtttttcctAGTTGTAATTGTCAACGCTCATGCATGTTTTTCTTCACATTCTAGCTAGTTTACTACTACTTGTTTTTAATATCATAAGTTGTTGAAACCAAATAATCATTTCACGCCAATAATTAAGCTCACCTCGTAATtatttgattctcttttgatGTACCATGACccattttatatgtattttaacattactagaaaaaaaaactttttttttaaagaaagatataataatattcaaatcaatttataCACCACGCTCAATTACTTCGTTGAATATCTATTACCTTCTAtcaatagatatttatgattctACCATATACATTTAGGTAGATGGTCagattattaaattatatacacCGGACTATTCTATCGACAAAGACATGGTAATTGGATAACTCTCACCTAGCATCTTTTGTCCCCAATAGAATTCAGTCGTTATGTCAGCTTTACGAGCAAAGTCCAATATTGATagttaaaaaggaaaatttaaaaagttacGTATGATATTCTTGAGAGAGTTGGTATGAAGTCTTAGCTTTCGGAGAAAAGCACGATGACTTGACACGAAACATACAACATCTCACAACCTATATTAACAATGTCTTTGAGTTGACTTAACCTAACAATTTGATCTCACTACAGATGCAACACTCGGACACTAATTATTTTGACACGAAATATAGTTTTATGCGTAAAAGTCCACTAAAATTGTAACAAAATAGTAAATATAATGCTAAAACCTTAGAAGATTAAAACTCACACAGTTCATATTCGAGTAATTTTCACCCCACTTTATTTACCGCTAGATCACACCTTTTAGTGACATATATAGCAGCAAAATATCTTGCAAACAATGGGAAATCGTAGCTAAGATAAAGCCAACTAGGAGGTTGCATTGTATCTTATACAAATGATGAAAGAGAGAGAAATCAGTTTTGGATCAAAACAATAAAACAGAAATGTGATCTGCAAGTAACAGGAATTATAGATGTTAGTtggatcatttttatttttctacatttgtttaaattactatttttatttttttttaacatcatCTACTTTAATGTATACGTACAGGTCATGAATTGAAGTTGCTTCAAGTCTTGAATGCTTTTGTCATTTATCCGTGGGGGCAATGAGAAGTTTCTTTATGatataatacaaaatatttttggaatttaGCTGAAGTAAAAGACAACCCCAGTAAATcacaacaataaaaacaatcTAGAACTGGACAAAAATATTAATACAGGATTGATTTGTTCAAAGATTGTGCTCACACTGTTTAGACAAAGGgattttgatataaaaaaaattcagctAATCCATAAAAAATTCTCCACCTAGTTCATGTTTCCAATTTAATAGTTTTTGTTTTAGTAAAACTATTAAGAGAAGTGAAAAAGTAGAATGAGTATTGGACATATAAAATAGAAGGGCATAACAcgtaatgtgaaaaaaaaaatgataactaGCTAGTTCTAAATTCTAATGGAGGAAAGCACTATTACCATTAAATTGAATAGCAActagaaaatttcataaataacttTAGAGCGTTACTACGAGACATAACTATAATTTGCATATTTACGAAACTTAACATTGTTAGATGCTACAATTTGTCGTATCAGTTGTATCAAcgaaatagttatttttatgtaGTGGATATCATCTGGCTTGAGCAGATATCAGTTGTATCAACATAACTCTATTAGTTGAAAACTCGCGAAAGAGTTGTAAATTGGTGTAGTTTCTACAAAACCCAAAATGCAGCTacaatcataattttttgaatggAAGCTACCTATCATAAATACAATCTAATAGCCTATTTGACCAAACTTAGTTTTCTCTCAAAGTGCTTACTTTTACTCGAAAAtgtttattttgtaaaaaaaataaggtgtttggccaagcttttgcacaaaaaataagTGTTTCTAAgtagtagaaaaaatatttttcttacaagCTAAAAAAAGTAGTTTCTTCTTAAAAgcacttttgagaaaaatacacttaaaaataattttaaaaggttTGATCAAACACTAATTGTTGCTCAggaatctttttaaatttattgatcAAACAAAAATTGGTTATCACCAAAGTGCacttcaacaaaatatttttttttaaaataaaatgattgtAGATATTTGGCTAAACAAGCTATAAATATTTACCACGATCCTGTAATTTCTTCGAAATGGAGATACGAGTAGTTAATTTGGGCCGATCCGATTAATTAAGGTGCTCATTAAGATGAGTTATCGGCCCACAGAAGAAAAGTGGTCCATCCGTAAATGTCACCATCCAAAACTAAATGCCTTCCGCGTTAGCCGACCTGTGAACTTGTCGGCTTCCATGACGTCACTTTCAAGCCGATTGATTTTATCGGCTCAATGGGACCCACAAATCATTTCTAGCAGTTTCAAATATAGTCAGTATAAAAATTCTTATCCTTGAGCTACCCGTGAACACAACATCCTCATGTACACGTGGAGGAATTTAGTGGTTGATTACAGTGCCAGGTAGACATTTGTCACATGGGAAAAAATCAATCATAGCTGCTGATTTGGAACATCTCCTATTGATTCTCTTTATGATTAGAATTAGTGTGTAGTATTTGTTTTGATATCATCAGCATATGATATCCATGATTGACAGTTGATTAGTTTATTCTTAATGATCATGACAGCAGTCAAATTACTTTGTTTAGGTTATCTTGTTGGATTTCCTTCTATTTCCCGTATCGTTTTTGATTGGGAAAAGATTTGAAATTCTGTTGCACGAACAATAATCCTAAAAAAATACATTGTAATCTAGTATTTAGCATTCCTTAAAGAGGAATGATAAGTATCTAAGTCCCAACACACTTGATTAATCATTGATTAAGGATGCAAAGAGCATAGAAAATTGCAATGTCTGTCCTTGAGTTATTGTTTAATTGTCCTTGTAATATAACATATTCAacctttaattaaataaaacggATGAGTTCAATCCAACTTGCTTATTGCTTATGACTGAAGCAAAATGGTTATTTGTTGTTTGTTAGTCTTCAAAACTCGCATTGAATGAGTTGCATCAGTCTCTATTTTTGAGCTAGGGATACACTATATCCTCTCGTGATCCCCACTATGTGGAACTGTTTTTCTCAGAGTTCGTGTTCCCATTTACTAGAAATGAACAACCACACAAGTCAGCAAGGACATAGATAGGGAAAACACCCaacatcaaatcaaatcaatgcaGCATTCAAAGAGGTTTCTTTGTATTGTACAAAACATTTGCTGTACATACATTGTACTGTGCCCTCTATGACAAATTCAATGGCCTCCTTTTGTCCGCAAGCTTCAAAGTCACCGTGTGGTCATGTGAAGAGGGTGGGGGCTAGCTTTTATCTCCTTCACAATGTTTCTGGAACTAACCTTCCCATGGATCCCACTACAACAATTACAACTACATTCTTATAGTCCACTCCTATCCAGTAGTATTCTCAAAATTCCCAAGCTGGCCATTTCGTGGGCATGACAATGACCCCTCAAGACCACTCCACCAATCAAGTTCACAAATGACCAATAGAACAATGTCTAACTCGTCCTAAAATTCTAACCATCCTTCAGAAATAGAAGTATTAGGGCGGGtgctaaaataaattcaaattcatgtgtaaaccaaaataaaagtaaagcaaATACCAATGTAACTTCAACAAAGATGCATTGATTTAGCACCCCCATCCAATATGAGACAAAATGGCATGGAAGATCAGGATGAATGTCAGCAAAAGAAGTGAGATAGGTTTCACTCGAGTTTGTTTAGCTTGTGTTAATCGAGTATTATATATGTAAAAGCTCTGGCTTCCAGGTGCAGCAAAAAGGGTTATCTCACAAGTCACGACATCCggccccaaaaaaaaaaaaggaagctGTCATTCTACTAGTTAGCTTGCACTTTTGATGTATCATGTTACTCAACTTCTTCGTTTCCCAGGCTAATTTTAACGCTCTAAAATGCAATTCTCAAGGCATTTTAAGGGTGCAGACAATTATTATGGAATCCTTttcaagtaaaatatttttaaaggatAAATTGGGACTCATCTGGAGCTCGCCTCGGTGTGGGGACAAAAACCTTGGGCCAGAAGTGTGAGGCTCTTGTCCCGCGAGACTTGGACTCAAGCTCCCAAACATACGCTGTGAACGAGCCCAATGCGACTCATCCCACCTTCAAATTTCTTAACTAATCCTTGACTTTTCTAAAATCCTTTCACTGATCACTAATCTAAAGTTCGAGAATATTGTAACTCAAACACAGGGGTCCAAGGATGAAAACCTGAACAAACAGGGAAGATTGGTTATACATATCAAATCAACACCCCTCAAcccatttaaaaagaaaaaaagaaaaaggaagctATCATTCTACTATTCTAGTTAGCTTGCACTTTTGATGTATCATATTACTCAACTTCTTCGTTTCCCAGGCTAATATTAACGTTCAAAAAATGCAATTCTCAAGGCATTTTACGGTTGCAGACAATTACCATGTAAtccttttcaaataaaatattttgaaaggaTAAATTGGGACTCATCTGGAGCTCGCCTAGGCTGGCGACAAGAACTTTGGGCCAGAAGTGTGAGGCTCTTGCAGCGCGAGACTTGGCCTCAAGCACCCAAACATACGCTGCGAACGAGCCCAATGCGGCTCATCCCACCTTCAAATTTCTTAACTAATCCTTGACTTTTCTAAAGTCCTTTTCAATGACCACTAATCTAAAGTTCGAGAATATTGTAACTCAAAATTGGATCTAATATCACATATAATCCGACTAAGAACACCATAAGAGTGAATACAGAAACTTGTCTGAGAAAAATCTATCTTCATTTTGCTAGGTTTTCACATTCAATTCTCTATATTTGCATCTCCAAATTTTGTTTCTCTACTCTAACCACGTTGATAATGACAGCAACATTGACCTTTTGAGCTATGGAACTTGTTTATTAAATAGTCAAGTCTTAGCAATTAACAGATGCAAATAATTCTAGTCAAATTCTACTCTTTTAGTGAGGGATTATAGTATTCAAGTTGCTTCTTGATTTATTAACTTATTGGAAGTGCAACGTGATGGGTGTATTATGCAATTATGAATTATTTCTATAGGCTAAAAGTCATTTATTTGTCTAAAACTTGGTTGTATCTAAAACCAAAAATACAATAATGACAAGAGTAGTCTTTTTTTTCCCGGGGGAAACTGCTACCTCCCATCAGCACAAGTATCGGGTCACTATGTTCATCAAGGCTTGGACAAATGGGAAGAATTCAACTAGACTAGTGTTTTTGCCTCTGGTGAGATTTGAATTATAGTACTAAAAATATTTCTAGAAAcaatttaacatgaaaattctCATTTACATATAAATGTGTATGGTTTGTTTCTTACCACATGTTTcaaaagtttttctttctttcataaacTCCTTGTCCAATCAGACCACCacatatttacataaattcagaGGGAGGGAGTACATGTTTATATTTACCAACCTTGTCTGGCGCTCCCTTTGATCCACCGATTACGATTTCTGCCCTGCAAAACGTTTCATATTAGGGCCCACTAATAGCATGTTTGACCAAGCTTCCAAGTATTCTTCGAAAAAGTACTATAGGAGAGTAGCAATTGGTGTTTGGCTGATCAATTTGAAAATTGCTTTTGTCGCTATTAGAGCAGTAATTTGTACTTGGCCAAGGTCTGAAAAGTGCTTCTAGAAAAAAACTATTGCTATTGCTCAAAACACATTATTTTCATATAAGCTTGGCCAAACACTTCAATTCTCTAAAGAAAGCGCTTTTTGGGAAAAACAAATAAGTACTTTTAGCTTCAATCCTTAGCCAAACAAGCTATAAACCAGCAAATAAGAATGATTAAAGGGAGAGACTATTACTTGCATGATTCTTTGATTGACAAAATTGAGGATCCTTTTCTACCAATTTCCCGGGTGGCACATCAAGCACGGAGAAAATCTCGTCTTCCAATGTATCTCGTTCCACATTGAGGAAATCTGACAAGACGAATCACATTTTAGTAGAAATGCACTAACATTTTATTGGTTGATAATGTCTAGAAATTTGATAAGCTGCAGACTTTCacaaattaaattttcaaaatcatgATAGTATTTTCAATTCATATCTCCAAAATAGGCTAATCCAGTCAGCCTTCCACTTACATGAAACACATCCAACACTTCTTGTGTTATACTTTTCACGGGCAGCTTAATTCTCTACTGACTAGGTGATCAAACCCAGCAAAAGTCAGGACAAGGCTCCAATGCCTTAATATAATTATGAAGGATAAGAAACTTCTCTGATTATATAAAAGAATATCCAGACAAAACAACATATATGTTTTGGCACCACTATATGCATTCATGACCTTGGTAGAGAGCTCGAGATAACCTGGAATAGAAGGAATTGCTGGCCAATCAGTTCGTTGTCACTAATGCAGAAACACCGACAACAAAGTGAACCACGAACTGCAAGTCTCCATAGTGATTGCTCACTCAATTTCTCCATCATCTTATGGAATACGTATGGAAGAAATCGAACATCATCAGCAGCTGCACGGACCATCAGATCAGATAATGGTCTGTAGGCCCAAAACTGAGGATCCTGTGGAAAAGGGAATTAAGCCATATGATTCTAGAAGGTACATAAACCACGGGCCCACAACACTCTGCAGAAGAGGGAGTACATAAGCATGGAAAGATGCTCCATATAGTTATTCTAAGACAAACATGAATTTGAGAAGTGAAAGGTTGCCATCACGTATAACAGAGAAAAACCTGAAGCCTTTTGGCTAGTCTGTTATCTAAATGCAGTCCATTTATTTGTGACCGACCACTATTTTGAAGAGCCATGAGGTTTCAGGTTCAAAtcctaaagagaagaaaaaaacattgtgatttcttcccatctgccAAGCCTTACAGGCAGAGTTACCTGATAGTTATGCTGGTGGAAGGTAGCAAGTATCTAGTGGAATAGTTGAAGTGCATGCAAGACATACCAGATACTATcgtaataagaaataaaaaaaataagctaTTTTGAAGAGGGCATAGTTAAGTGTAGCAATAAACAATAAAAACCTTATCAACAAACCCATCCCTTGCAACTCTTAAGTATTAGGTGGCTATTTACCAACAGCAGCCAGCAGggatttttcatcttatttttctacTACCAaagtttttcaaaacctcttGGCAAAAGGGTCCAAGAACTTTCTCAAAACGATCTTTTTCTCCTGTAAGGCTTTTAACTGTGGTCTGAGAATGATATCGAAGTACGCATGTTCCACATGGTAGGAATGTCAACTGAATAGGAGAAATAGGTAAAACAGAATCCAACCTCCTTCAGAAGAGAACGGATTTCTTTTTTCTCCACATATGATATACCTGCAATCACACAAAAGAGATACAAGGAAAAGGAAAGTGTATTAGCAACGTTAATCTGTCCATGAACTTCTATTTTACAACCGACAATGAGAAGCTTGACATATCAAGCTTTTCCTACTCATGATCATCATTAAAGTTCATTGAATGCCCTACGTTTTTATGAGCAAAAGCAGTCAGAGAGAAGAGGCGATTAGAGCTACAATCCACGGGAAGTgcaaaatatatttgaggttGTATTGTCACTTGTCAGTAACAAGAAGAGTCCTTGCTGTAGAACTATAGAATTGTTGCTTCATTTGTTTTCATCATTTATGGTTTAAAGTTATGAACTAACCAGAAAAGATTGTTTGATATTCATGACCATAACTTCTTGAAATGTGCATATTAATCTGTTCCCTAGTCAAAACTTACAAACAGTATCAATTTCCAATGCCATCTCTTAATATGCATAGCTAACACATGGTGAAAACACATTCCTCAAAGAGAGATGCACTTCAAAGAGGAAACTTTGCAATTCTTTTCTTTGGTCTTTAATGATTAAAGACCACAAGAGCAAGCATAATCACTACCAGAATCCTAGATGATGTCTTCTATTATTCTTGGCACTATCAGCTGTcgttttggaaaaaaaaatacaagaatcttatttatttattaccgAAAACCATAACCAGTGACTCTTATATTTTCTAGGACTAGTtctcaaaaccaaatcaaaatgtTTCCAGGAATCAAAAAACAAACCAAACTTAGCTGGTCATCCAGTGGGAGTTCTTGCATTTAACCACTCAACATTCAGATATTTGGTGCAATCACCACATGGGAAAAGGTAAAGAGAAGCTGAACAGGGCATAGTACCACAATAGCGTGGATCTCCAAGAAGGCGCACAAAAGAGATATGGCCATCTGGTGCGCTCTTCTTCCCCATCTGTTCCTCTATCAGATAATAAGCTATCTGTACCACATAGAAAGATAAGCAATCACTGTAATATAAAAGCAACTTTCTTTCGCTGTTGGAAGTAAGTTAATATTAAGGAACTCAATAGGCATTAAATAAAccatatctgaaataaataatcaGTGGGAAATGATTCATTTAATAATCCAAGATAGATTTTTACTGCATGTTGGAAGAAGTTTATCATCATCGGCAGCAACTAAAAGGAAAAGTGTCTGTaaccgtattggagcaggttggatgaagtggaggctcgcctcgggagtgttgtgtgataagaaggtgcctcttaagcttaaaggcaaatactacagagtggcagtccgtccagccatgctgtatggagcagactgcagagtgttggccagtcaagaactcccacattcaaaaagtaaaggtggcggaaatgagaatgttgtgttggatgtggaCTTACTataggggatagagttaggaatgagattatccgagagaaggtgggagtggctttggtggaggacaagatgcgggaaggaaggctgagatggtttgggcatgtgatgaggaggggaacggatgccccagttcgtaggtgtgagaggctagcattggatggcttcaggaggaggaAAGgcaggccgaagaaatactggagggaagtgattagacatgacatggagcagcttcaacttactgaggacatgaccccagataggaaggtgtggagatcgcggataagggtagaaggctaggatgAGTGCGTGGGTTGTAGTGAGTAGTTAGAAGAGCTCATGTATAGCCGGGTTAgcaatcctaggactgtgtccataggtaggagcCCCTAGTCAGGAGGGTTTGGGGGTGGTGGGTGcctttggtctgtgagtgtatgttactactaggtggttGTCCTATTCCAGATGTCCTTTTCTTATCTCGTATTTCATATtgcgcttatttatcttatttcgtattgctctgatttctATTGTATTACGtcttattccttatttatgttatgccatacatcctgcttcatgtttcattacgctcttgtttactattctttatcttgagccgggggtctatcggaaacagcctttctacttcttcggaggtagcggtatggactgcatacattttaccctcctcagcccccactttgtgggaatacaaaggatttgttgttgttattgttgttgagcATCTCCTAAATAATCAGTGGGAAATGATTCATTTAATAATCCAAGATAGATTTTTACTGCATGGTGGAAGAAGTTTATCATCATCGGCAGCCactaaaaagaaaagtgtttGTCCCCAAATTACCATATAAAGGTCAAAAACAAATTTAAGATTTCATCATTTGAGCATCTCCTAAAATTAGATACAATCTCCAATAAGTAACAAAAGTAATGCAGTAaatttaacaaaatattttttttgacgaagtaaatttaacaaaatataaCGAGAATATATACTAGCAAACCCCGACTAGAAATCAAAACTACACGGCTGGGAAATCAGCACAATCCAGTGAACAATAATAAGAAAGACGCCATACGTATGAGGTTGTAGAAACGAAAACACGCAATGAGTATTCAAAGAGCCAGATTAAACAGCAGGAGAGTAATGCGTGAATCACTTATTACTTTTGTTAAAAGGTATTGCACGTGATAACAGGAGAAACTAGTAGTCAAGTGGCTCGAAAGAAAGCACCAGAAGCTAACCTGGGTATCCATAACATTGTGCAACTTGATACCAAACTGATAGTATAATGCCTGAAAAAGACAGAGGAAAAATGtgacaaaaatgataaaagaggGAAAGAAGGAACAAGAAGAGATTAAAAGAAGTTCTATAAGACCTCACCTCACTATCCCGTTTGCAGTCGAGAATAACTTTTGTGATAAAGATAGACTCAAGAGCAGGCTTGCAGGCATTAATCAACTCTTTCCCACCATGAATTGCATCAACCAAGTAAATAGCATCCGGAAAAGCAAGCTGTTAATTTAAATGAGGAAAGGTCAATCATAAGGTAAATAACATGGCCAAACCCCACACAAATTGCTACCCATAACACCATAAACTTGGGAAGCTAAGCATGGAATCACCTAACTACCAACCAAGACAGTCAGTTTACACATCTCACAAATTTTACACCCGATTGGACTTGGGATGCAAAATAGATGAGCTTTTACCAATGCCCAAAATGGTCGATTTTTGACAGTGTGCTTGAGTACAAGCCTTGACATCTCAAACTCGGGCACTGAACCCATTAGTTTGGAACAAAGCAGGTATTTGATTTGGATGCACAAAGTCTAAAAGATGATTATAGCTATGGTCTTCACATTCTGCTATTGTCAGGCAAGGGAAGTTTAGGAGATAATTCTCTGGATGTCTGCAACTTATACAAACTTCTTCAAGAAATGTACCCATGGCAATGCATATTTGCTTCGCAAGAAAACATATAGTATTAAGTAAAGTTACTCATAATAGACTTACAAAGCTACTATTGAATAACATCATAACATCATAGTATTGGAAATCAAGCGAGGCACGAAGTTGGCATCTACTCGAACATGTGAGAACTGAAACAAACCTGCACAATACAGAGAGCTCCGTATCTACCAAGGTCAACACCATCGCAG encodes the following:
- the LOC107861770 gene encoding LOW QUALITY PROTEIN: ribonuclease D-like (The sequence of the model RefSeq protein was modified relative to this genomic sequence to represent the inferred CDS: inserted 2 bases in 2 codons), whose translation is MALASSLHQTYIPLPSSNSGDRHADDEVVLKPVPIYIISHESQLPDPFLYPSPKNELVVGLDCDGVDLGRYGALCIVQLAFPDAIYLVDAIHGGKELINACKPALESIFITKVILDCKRDSEALYYQFGIKLHNVMDTQIAYYLIEEQMGKKSAPDGHISFVRLLGDPRYCGISYVEKKEIRSLLKEDPQFWAYRPLSDLMVRAAADDVRFLPYVFHKMMEKLSEQSLWRLAVRGSLCCRCFCISDNXTDWPAIPSIPDFLNVERDTLEDEIFSVLDVPPGKXGRKGSSILSIKESCKAEIVIGGSKGAPDKVFILGPLCLSYNILEL